Below is a genomic region from Pectobacterium polaris.
GATTATTGGATCGGCGGATTTTCCAGAAAACCAGCTGCTGGCAACCATTTATGCTGGCGCACTGGAAGCACAAAACATTCCAGTGGAGAAAAAGCTCAACATCGGTAGTCGTGAAGTCTATATTCCCGCACTGTTAGATGGCTCGATTAATGTGATCCCAGAATACAGTGGTGCACTGCTGAGCTATTTAGACGAAAAAAATCAGGCGCACAGCTCGGAAGATGTCATACGAGAATTGGAGAAAAAACTGCCGGAAAAAGTGAAAATGCTCACGCCCGCCGCCGCGCAAAACAGCGACATACTGGCCGTGACAAAGAAGACCGCTGACAAATACAACCTGAAAACGATTGACGACCTTAAACCTATTGCCGGTGAACTGGTGCTTGGCGGCCCCGCTGAATGGAAAACCCGTCACGAAGGCGTTTCCGGTCTGCGTGACGTTTATGGCCTGCAATTCAAAAGCTTCAAAGTACTCGATGTCGCGGGCCCGCTGACGCTGACTGCCCTGAAAAATAACCAAATTCAGGTCGCTGACCTCACCT
It encodes:
- a CDS encoding ABC transporter substrate-binding protein, which codes for MNIKKRYFTLFSATILSVASSVWAADANQKVIIGSADFPENQLLATIYAGALEAQNIPVEKKLNIGSREVYIPALLDGSINVIPEYSGALLSYLDEKNQAHSSEDVIRELEKKLPEKVKMLTPAAAQNSDILAVTKKTADKYNLKTIDDLKPIAGELVLGGPAEWKTRHEGVSGLRDVYGLQFKSFKVLDVAGPLTLTALKNNQIQVADLTSTTPEIKKDHLVALVDTKHLFAAQNIVPIVASSTLNPTIESTLNKISAQLTTEDLIAMNEQLAEFVSIDDVAHQWLVKQGLSK